From a region of the Thermomicrobium roseum DSM 5159 genome:
- a CDS encoding NfeD family protein, whose product MRYWQNLRSRCMSLFLMIVGLALLGQSGAAASTRVYLVEIDGAITPVVASYVDRALRQAADQGAEAVVIQLDTPGGLSSAMDEIIQDILQSPVPVIVYVAPEGARAASAGVFITYAAHIAAMAPATNIGSASPVLIGQDGQAAQPDDTMQRKVVNDAVAKIRSLAERRGRNADWAEQAVREAVNISAEQAVAQNVVDLVAPSLPALLDAVDGRTVTTSAGQVTLRTRAAEVVPIQMTLIERFFQVLSDPNVAYILLSLGMLGLFFELANPGSILPGVLGGILLLLGLYALGTLDVNWAGVLLMGFAFLLFLIDLYVPTHGVLTIGGIVSFALGSLLLLQSPASPAFQLSRAVVIAVTATIAGVFLLLVYLVARAHARRPQTGKEALLGARAVVRRTLDPEGMVFVEGELWRARSLAGTIPAGRTVRVVGVEGLVLLVEPASEEEPAVRVRRLAGDVRRWRPLGALFRRG is encoded by the coding sequence CGATGGGGCGATCACGCCGGTGGTGGCCAGCTACGTCGATCGTGCTCTCCGCCAGGCCGCCGATCAGGGTGCGGAAGCCGTCGTCATCCAGCTCGACACGCCGGGCGGACTGAGTTCAGCGATGGACGAGATCATCCAGGACATCCTCCAGAGTCCAGTCCCGGTGATCGTCTACGTCGCACCGGAAGGCGCCCGCGCTGCCTCGGCCGGAGTCTTCATCACCTACGCCGCCCACATCGCCGCCATGGCACCAGCGACGAATATCGGCTCAGCCAGTCCAGTCCTCATCGGCCAAGACGGGCAGGCCGCGCAACCGGACGACACGATGCAGCGGAAAGTCGTCAACGATGCCGTCGCCAAGATCCGCAGCCTGGCGGAGCGGCGCGGTCGCAACGCTGACTGGGCGGAGCAAGCGGTCCGCGAAGCCGTCAACATCTCCGCTGAGCAAGCGGTGGCTCAGAACGTCGTCGATCTCGTGGCCCCGTCGCTTCCTGCTCTCTTGGATGCCGTGGATGGCCGAACCGTGACCACGAGTGCTGGACAGGTCACCCTCCGCACGCGCGCTGCCGAGGTCGTTCCGATCCAGATGACGCTCATCGAACGGTTCTTCCAAGTCCTGAGTGATCCCAACGTGGCCTACATTCTCCTCAGTTTGGGTATGCTCGGACTCTTCTTCGAACTCGCCAATCCTGGCAGCATCCTGCCTGGAGTCCTCGGTGGCATCCTGCTCCTGCTCGGGCTGTACGCCTTGGGGACGCTGGACGTCAACTGGGCTGGCGTGCTGCTGATGGGCTTCGCCTTCCTCTTGTTCCTGATCGATCTCTATGTCCCAACGCATGGTGTCTTGACGATCGGCGGGATCGTGTCGTTCGCACTCGGCTCCCTCCTGCTCTTGCAGTCACCGGCCAGCCCGGCCTTCCAACTCTCGCGCGCTGTCGTGATCGCAGTCACCGCGACGATCGCCGGTGTGTTCCTGCTTCTCGTGTATCTGGTCGCCCGCGCGCACGCCCGGCGTCCACAGACCGGAAAGGAGGCGTTGCTCGGCGCACGAGCTGTCGTCCGGCGCACCCTCGACCCGGAAGGCATGGTCTTCGTCGAGGGGGAATTGTGGCGCGCTCGCAGCCTCGCCGGCACCATTCCTGCCGGTAGGACGGTACGCGTGGTCGGAGTGGAGGGACTCGTCTTGCTCGTCGAACCAGCGAGCGAAGAGGAGCCGGCTGTCCGAGTCCGACGGCTGGCAGGAGACGTGCGTCGCTGGCGGCCGCTCGGTGCCCTGTTCCGCCGCGGATGA
- a CDS encoding slipin family protein produces MGLTSLITGAVVVVLVLMFLSSMIKVVQEYERGVIFRLGRLVGPRGPGLILLIPIIERMVKVDLRVVTMDIPVQEVITRDNVTVRVNAVAYFRVVDPNAAVVNVADYIRATSQISQTTLRSVLGQVELDELLAEREKINQKLQEIIDEQTEPWGVKVSIVEIKDVELPESMQRAMARQAEAEREKRAKIIHAEGELAAASQLAEAARTLLSVPGALQLRFLQTLTEIAAERNSTIIFPVPIDLLTPFLENRLAQVPSAIQPGSDD; encoded by the coding sequence ATGGGCTTGACATCGCTGATCACCGGTGCAGTCGTCGTCGTTTTGGTGCTCATGTTCCTGAGTTCCATGATCAAGGTCGTCCAGGAGTACGAGCGCGGCGTCATCTTCCGCCTGGGACGTTTGGTCGGTCCGCGCGGACCCGGACTGATCTTGCTCATCCCGATCATCGAACGGATGGTCAAGGTCGATCTGCGCGTGGTCACGATGGATATTCCGGTGCAGGAAGTGATCACGCGCGATAACGTGACCGTGCGGGTGAACGCAGTCGCCTACTTCCGCGTTGTCGATCCCAACGCAGCGGTCGTGAACGTTGCCGACTACATCCGGGCGACCTCGCAAATCTCCCAAACGACGCTCCGGAGCGTCCTCGGCCAGGTCGAGCTCGACGAACTCCTCGCCGAACGAGAGAAAATCAACCAGAAGCTGCAGGAAATCATCGACGAGCAGACCGAACCGTGGGGCGTGAAGGTCAGCATCGTGGAGATCAAGGACGTCGAGCTTCCCGAATCGATGCAGCGAGCCATGGCGCGTCAGGCCGAGGCCGAGCGGGAGAAGCGCGCCAAGATCATCCATGCGGAGGGCGAACTCGCCGCTGCAAGCCAGCTGGCCGAGGCTGCCCGCACGCTCCTCAGCGTTCCCGGTGCGCTGCAGCTCCGTTTCTTGCAGACGCTGACGGAGATCGCTGCCGAACGCAACAGCACCATCATTTTCCCGGTGCCGATCGATCTCCTCACGCCGTTTCTCGAGAACCGGCTCGCTCAGGTCCCGTCCGCCATCCAGCCTGGTTCCGATGACTGA
- the sppA gene encoding signal peptide peptidase SppA, which produces MPAARTTRRTWWIVGLSLLLVASCLALTAGLGMLASGRLDRWLEQPHVAEIRVRGPIALRGGAGLLTGESASAERIVEQLERARQNPNARVVLLRVDSPGGGVNAAREIWAAVRRVQESGKPVVAFFEDTAASGGYYISAPADRIVAMPDTITGSIGVILIIPDLSGLYEKLGIRMQVVKSGTFKDMASSDRPLTPEERALLEQLVHEAYDEFVRVVAEGRAMPPERVRELADGRIYTGRQAKELGLVDELGGYRDALAVAGQLAGLGAEPAVRVYRPQPTFWESLSRTTARFLFGRDDAGPVGVLPTGPIELRYELATLG; this is translated from the coding sequence ATGCCTGCAGCGAGGACAACTCGTCGCACCTGGTGGATCGTCGGGCTCAGTCTCCTGCTGGTTGCGAGCTGCCTCGCGCTGACGGCCGGGCTCGGCATGCTCGCATCGGGCAGACTCGACCGCTGGCTGGAGCAGCCGCATGTCGCTGAGATCCGTGTCCGCGGGCCCATCGCGCTCCGCGGTGGGGCCGGTCTGTTGACCGGCGAGTCGGCGAGCGCCGAGCGGATCGTCGAGCAACTGGAGCGAGCGCGCCAAAACCCGAATGCCAGAGTCGTCCTGTTGCGCGTCGATAGTCCGGGGGGTGGCGTCAATGCGGCGCGCGAGATCTGGGCAGCAGTGCGACGTGTGCAGGAATCCGGGAAGCCAGTCGTGGCCTTTTTCGAGGACACTGCCGCGTCCGGCGGTTATTACATCAGTGCGCCGGCCGACCGTATCGTCGCCATGCCTGACACCATCACCGGCAGTATCGGGGTGATCCTGATCATTCCTGACCTGTCCGGCTTGTACGAGAAACTGGGCATTCGCATGCAAGTCGTCAAGAGCGGCACCTTCAAGGACATGGCGTCGAGCGATCGTCCGTTGACTCCAGAAGAGCGCGCACTGCTCGAGCAGCTGGTTCACGAGGCCTACGACGAGTTCGTGCGAGTCGTCGCCGAGGGTCGCGCGATGCCACCCGAGCGCGTGCGCGAGTTGGCTGACGGCCGCATCTACACTGGGCGCCAGGCGAAAGAGCTCGGGCTCGTCGATGAACTCGGCGGCTACCGTGACGCCCTGGCAGTAGCTGGCCAGCTGGCTGGACTGGGAGCGGAACCAGCGGTCCGCGTCTATCGCCCGCAGCCGACCTTTTGGGAATCGTTGAGCAGGACCACGGCGCGATTCTTGTTCGGCCGGGACGATGCGGGGCCGGTGGGAGTCCTCCCGACCGGCCCGATCGAGCTACGCTACGAGCTCGCTACGCTCGGTTGA
- a CDS encoding pyruvate, water dikinase regulatory protein — MTGVTRPRCTVFLVSDGVGTTAQAVLDAAMAQFPHVEFDVRRYPGVRTLDQVREVVEAAEQANGIIVHTVVIVEIRRVLVRECNARLIDHVDLLGPLLGQISQKVGVEPLLRPGAARGVGPEYFQRIEAIQYTVRHDDGQGLETLGEADIVLVGVSRTSKTPLSVYLSMSGWKVANVPIILNVPPPPQLRQIDQRKIVGLTIDKDELVRIRQHRLQALGGTLPGEYADPEKVAEELIYFRRIARSGYPWPLVNITGKSIEEIAKEVVSIIQRQRLRGLTGQADND; from the coding sequence GTGCTGGATGCGGCGATGGCGCAGTTCCCGCACGTCGAGTTCGATGTTCGTCGCTATCCAGGTGTGCGGACGCTGGATCAGGTTCGGGAAGTCGTCGAGGCAGCTGAGCAGGCGAACGGGATCATCGTGCATACGGTGGTGATCGTCGAGATTCGCCGTGTGCTCGTCCGCGAGTGCAATGCCCGTCTCATCGATCACGTCGATCTGCTCGGCCCGCTACTGGGCCAAATCTCCCAGAAGGTAGGAGTCGAGCCACTCCTGCGACCAGGTGCAGCACGCGGTGTCGGGCCTGAATACTTCCAGCGGATCGAAGCGATCCAGTACACGGTCCGGCATGATGACGGCCAGGGTCTGGAGACGCTCGGGGAAGCCGACATCGTGCTGGTCGGCGTCTCGCGGACGTCCAAAACGCCGCTTTCGGTCTATCTCTCCATGTCCGGTTGGAAGGTGGCCAATGTGCCGATCATCCTGAACGTGCCGCCGCCTCCGCAGCTGCGGCAAATCGATCAACGCAAGATCGTCGGATTGACGATCGACAAGGACGAGCTGGTCCGTATCCGGCAACATCGCCTCCAGGCGCTCGGTGGCACGCTGCCGGGCGAGTATGCCGATCCCGAGAAGGTGGCGGAGGAACTGATCTATTTCCGCCGCATCGCACGGAGCGGTTATCCTTGGCCACTCGTCAACATTACGGGGAAGTCGATCGAGGAGATCGCGAAGGAAGTGGTCTCGATCATCCAGCGGCAACGCCTGCGCGGACTCACTGGCCAGGCTGATAACGATTGA